The Haloarcula laminariae genomic sequence CCCGAATCTTCCATCACCTGCCGTACTACTACGCCCGCATCTCCCTGGAGTGGGCCGACGGCCGCGTCCGGTTCAGCAGTCGACGCAAACACCCTGGCGCCCGGCCTGCCCGCTACGAGGCGACCTACTGGCCGACCGGCGAGCCCTTCAGCGCGCCCGAGGACCCGCTCGGAAAGTTCCTCGTCGAGCGCTACCGCTTCTACACGGAGGCCCCCGACGGCAGCCTCCGGTACACTGACGTGTCCCACGACCCGTGGACGCTGTACCCCGCAACGGCCGAAGTAGAGACCGACACGCTCTGCTCGGCGGACGGGTTCGACCGACCCGAGGCCGACCCCGTCTACTTCTACAGCCCCGGGCTCGACGTGGTCACCGAACCGAGCAGACGCGCCCCGGAGGAGAGGGCGTGAGCGAGAGCGAGCCGCCGGGCGGGGACGGCCCGGTCCTGCTGTTCGATGGGGTCTGTAACCTCTGTAACGGCGTCGTCCAGTTCATCATCCCGCGGGACCCGGAGGGGCGGATTCGGTTCGCCCCGCTGCAGTCGGCGGCGGGCAAGGCGTTGCTGGCGGGTCACGGACTGCCGCCGAGCGACCTCGACAGCGTCGTCCTCGTCGAGGACGGCGAAGTGTACCGGAAGTCGGCGGCGGTCATCCGGCTCGCCGAACTGCTGGGGTGGCCCTACCGGGCCGCG encodes the following:
- a CDS encoding thiol-disulfide oxidoreductase DCC family protein; amino-acid sequence: MSESEPPGGDGPVLLFDGVCNLCNGVVQFIIPRDPEGRIRFAPLQSAAGKALLAGHGLPPSDLDSVVLVEDGEVYRKSAAVIRLAELLGWPYRAAAAARVVPQSVRDALYDVVAANRYDVFGRKDRCMLPDDDVSDRFLE
- a CDS encoding YqjF family protein, translated to MVLPLEMGWRHLLFENWPVDPALMDAHLPEPLSPDTFDGAAWLSVVPFTNVDVRPEGFPAWASVPLPELNVRTYVTRDGEPSVYFFSLDAQGVSSVVGARIFHHLPYYYARISLEWADGRVRFSSRRKHPGARPARYEATYWPTGEPFSAPEDPLGKFLVERYRFYTEAPDGSLRYTDVSHDPWTLYPATAEVETDTLCSADGFDRPEADPVYFYSPGLDVVTEPSRRAPEERA